One region of Tumebacillus amylolyticus genomic DNA includes:
- a CDS encoding TnsA endonuclease N-terminal domain-containing protein encodes MSKRDRTWTEEKIAKYIKAGRGLGEGRHYKPWLTVQDVPANSRAHRIPGNKIGRTHHLMSDIERDYFYILDWLDEVIDIREQFPLERELTTKIAEQKNIKHSVDVKTRTPLVMTTDFLITLRRDNKVFHIARTIKPAEKLNDPRVIEKFEIEREYWATKNVSWAIATERGMPTVLCGNLEAIRSYLHVDEETQEVAGEFLRYLSKSKASTLSEAFREFEQMHFLESGAALLCFKHLLIAKTISINLSERINLHMKLEEIQIRTEREHITRWAT; translated from the coding sequence ATGTCAAAACGCGACCGTACATGGACAGAGGAGAAAATTGCAAAGTACATAAAGGCAGGCAGAGGGCTTGGCGAAGGGAGGCATTACAAACCCTGGTTAACCGTACAGGACGTACCGGCAAACTCAAGAGCCCACCGTATCCCAGGAAATAAAATAGGCCGTACTCATCACCTTATGTCAGATATCGAAAGGGATTATTTCTATATTCTTGATTGGCTTGACGAAGTTATCGATATCAGAGAGCAATTCCCGTTAGAGAGGGAGTTGACGACGAAAATCGCAGAGCAGAAAAACATCAAGCATTCAGTTGACGTTAAAACACGAACCCCGCTCGTAATGACAACAGATTTCCTCATCACACTTCGTAGGGACAACAAGGTCTTCCATATTGCTCGTACAATAAAGCCTGCAGAAAAGTTGAATGATCCTCGTGTCATTGAAAAATTCGAAATAGAGAGAGAATACTGGGCGACCAAAAATGTTAGTTGGGCGATCGCTACAGAACGTGGTATGCCCACAGTCCTTTGTGGAAACCTCGAGGCAATTCGAAGTTATCTGCATGTTGATGAGGAAACTCAAGAAGTCGCCGGAGAGTTCCTGAGGTATCTCTCGAAATCAAAAGCAAGTACACTTTCTGAGGCATTCCGAGAGTTTGAACAAATGCACTTTTTAGAGTCGGGGGCTGCGTTACTTTGCTTTAAGCATCTGCTGATCGCAAAAACAATCTCCATCAATTTGAGTGAACGTATCAACCTTCATATGAAGCTGGAAGAAATACAGATTCGAACAGAACGAGAGCACATAACGAGGTGGGCCACATGA